The proteins below come from a single Juglans regia cultivar Chandler chromosome 12, Walnut 2.0, whole genome shotgun sequence genomic window:
- the LOC108981281 gene encoding CDPK-related kinase 3-like isoform X2 → MGLCYGKTNPTVENDVTTTTIVASYDNDASQSPLPSASGSNGAVNVQAVRNTPARSSYPSPWPSHYPQGVSASPLPGGVSPSPARGSGTPRRFFRRPFPPPSPAKHIKASLAKRFGHAAKPKDGPIPEERGAEIEQALDKSFGYTKNFGAKYELGKEVGRGHFGHTCSARGKKGELKDQPVAVKIISKAKMTTAISIEDVRREVKILKALSGHKHLVKFHDACEDANNVYIVMELCEGGELLDRILSRGGRYAEDDAKFIVVQILSVVAFCHLQGVVHRDLKPENFLFTSRSEDADMKLIDFGLSDFIRPDARLNDIVGSAYYVAPEVLHRSYSLEGDIWSIGVITYILLCGSRPFWARTESGIFRAVLRTDPNFEDIPWPSVSAEAKDFVKRLLNKDYRKRMTAVQALTHPWLRDDSRSIPLDILIYKLVRSYINATPFKRAALKALVRNATDAMKESRVLDIINVLEPLSYKKMDFEEFCAAAISTHQLEALDGWEQIASTAFEHFEQEGNRIISVEELARELNLGPSAYSILREWIRNSDGKLSLLGYTKFLHGVTLRSSNTRHH, encoded by the exons ATGGGGCTGTGCTACGGCAAGACCAATCCAACGGTCGAGAATGACGTTACTACTACTACTATTGTCGCTTCCTATGACAACGATGCGTCTCAGAGTCCGTTACCGTCCGCAAGCGGGAGTAACGGCGCCGTCAACGTTCAGGCGGTGAGGAACACTCCGGCGCGGTCCTCGTACCCGAGTCCCTGGCCCAGCCATTACCCTCAAGGCGTTTCCGCCAGTCCGCTTCCCGGCGGCGTTTCTCCCTCTCCGGCGAGGGGATCGGGGACTCCGAGGAGGTTCTTCCGGCGACCTTTCCCGCCTCCTTCGCCAGCAAAGCACATCAAGGCGTCGCTGGCGAAGCGGTTCGGCCACGCCGCAAAGCCTAAGGACGGCCCGATCCCGGAGGAGCGCGGAGCAGAGATTGAGCAAGCTCTAGACAAGAGCTTCGGCTACACCAAGAACTTCGGAGCCAAGTACGAGCTCGGGAAAGAGGTAGGGCGAGGGCATTTTGGTCATACTTGCTCTGCCAGAGGCAAAAAGGGCGAGCTTAAAGATCAGCCCGTTGCTGTGAAAATTATTTCGAAAGCAAAG ATGACAACAGCAATATCAATTGAAGATGTCCGTAGAGAAGTGAAGATATTGAAAGCTTTATCGGGGCATAAGCATCTGGTCAAATTTCATGATGCATGTGAGGATGCCAATAACGTGTACATAGTCATGGA ACTGTGTGAAGGTGGGGAACTCctagatagaattttatcaag GGGAGGAAGGTACGCAGAGGACGATGCAAAATTCATAGTTGTGCAAATTCTAAGTGTAGTTGCATTTTGTCATCTTCAAGGCGTTGTGCACCGTGACTTAAAGCCAGAG AATTTCCTTTTCACTTCTAGAAGTGAAGATGCTGACATGAAACTTATTGATTTTGGTCTTTCTGACTTTATCAGGCCAG ACGCAAGACTTAATGATATTGTTGGAAGTGCGTACTACGTAGCACCTGAAGTCCTTCACAGGTCTTATAGTCTTGAAGGAGATATATGGAGCATTGGTGTCATTACCTACATCTTATTATGTGGAAGCCGACCATTCTGGGCACGGACAGAATCTGGAATTTTTCGTGCAGTGCTTAGGACTGACCCAAATTTTGAGGATATACCGTGGCCTTCCGTGTCTGCAGAAGCCAAGGACTTTGTGAAAAGGCTACTGAACAAGGATTACAGGAAAAGAATGACTGCAGTTCAAGCTCTCA CTCATCCGTGGTTGCGCGATGATAGTCGTTCAATCCCATTGGATATATTGATCTATAAGTTAGTCAGGTCATATATTAATGCTACACCTTTCAAGCGTGCAGCACTGAAG GCTCTTGTGCGAAATGCAACTGATGCCATGAAGGAGTCCAGAGTTCTTGATATTATTAATGTG TTGGAaccactttcttataaaaagatGGACTTTGAAGAGTTTTGTGCTGCTGCAATCAGTACACATCAATTGGAGGCCCTTGACGGGTGGGAACAGATTGCCTCTACTGCTTTTGAGCATTTTGAGCAGGAGGGTAATCGCATCATATCTGTTGAAGAATTGGCAAGG GAATTGAATCTTGGACCGTCAGCTTATTCTATCCTCAGAGAATGGATCCGAAACTCAGATGGAAAGCTTAGTTTACTTGGATATACAAAATTTTTGCATGGTGTAACTCTCCGTAGTTCAAACACAAGACACCATTAA
- the LOC108981281 gene encoding CDPK-related kinase 3-like isoform X1, protein MGLCYGKTNPTVENDVTTTTIVASYDNDASQSPLPSASGSNGAVNVQAVRNTPARSSYPSPWPSHYPQGVSASPLPGGVSPSPARGSGTPRRFFRRPFPPPSPAKHIKASLAKRFGHAAKPKDGPIPEERGAEIEQALDKSFGYTKNFGAKYELGKEVGRGHFGHTCSARGKKGELKDQPVAVKIISKAKMTTAISIEDVRREVKILKALSGHKHLVKFHDACEDANNVYIVMELCEGGELLDRILSRGGRYAEDDAKFIVVQILSVVAFCHLQGVVHRDLKPENFLFTSRSEDADMKLIDFGLSDFIRPDARLNDIVGSAYYVAPEVLHRSYSLEGDIWSIGVITYILLCGSRPFWARTESGIFRAVLRTDPNFEDIPWPSVSAEAKDFVKRLLNKDYRKRMTAVQALTHPWLRDDSRSIPLDILIYKLVRSYINATPFKRAALKALSKALTEDELVYLRAQFTLLEPNRDGRVTLDNFKMALVRNATDAMKESRVLDIINVLEPLSYKKMDFEEFCAAAISTHQLEALDGWEQIASTAFEHFEQEGNRIISVEELARELNLGPSAYSILREWIRNSDGKLSLLGYTKFLHGVTLRSSNTRHH, encoded by the exons ATGGGGCTGTGCTACGGCAAGACCAATCCAACGGTCGAGAATGACGTTACTACTACTACTATTGTCGCTTCCTATGACAACGATGCGTCTCAGAGTCCGTTACCGTCCGCAAGCGGGAGTAACGGCGCCGTCAACGTTCAGGCGGTGAGGAACACTCCGGCGCGGTCCTCGTACCCGAGTCCCTGGCCCAGCCATTACCCTCAAGGCGTTTCCGCCAGTCCGCTTCCCGGCGGCGTTTCTCCCTCTCCGGCGAGGGGATCGGGGACTCCGAGGAGGTTCTTCCGGCGACCTTTCCCGCCTCCTTCGCCAGCAAAGCACATCAAGGCGTCGCTGGCGAAGCGGTTCGGCCACGCCGCAAAGCCTAAGGACGGCCCGATCCCGGAGGAGCGCGGAGCAGAGATTGAGCAAGCTCTAGACAAGAGCTTCGGCTACACCAAGAACTTCGGAGCCAAGTACGAGCTCGGGAAAGAGGTAGGGCGAGGGCATTTTGGTCATACTTGCTCTGCCAGAGGCAAAAAGGGCGAGCTTAAAGATCAGCCCGTTGCTGTGAAAATTATTTCGAAAGCAAAG ATGACAACAGCAATATCAATTGAAGATGTCCGTAGAGAAGTGAAGATATTGAAAGCTTTATCGGGGCATAAGCATCTGGTCAAATTTCATGATGCATGTGAGGATGCCAATAACGTGTACATAGTCATGGA ACTGTGTGAAGGTGGGGAACTCctagatagaattttatcaag GGGAGGAAGGTACGCAGAGGACGATGCAAAATTCATAGTTGTGCAAATTCTAAGTGTAGTTGCATTTTGTCATCTTCAAGGCGTTGTGCACCGTGACTTAAAGCCAGAG AATTTCCTTTTCACTTCTAGAAGTGAAGATGCTGACATGAAACTTATTGATTTTGGTCTTTCTGACTTTATCAGGCCAG ACGCAAGACTTAATGATATTGTTGGAAGTGCGTACTACGTAGCACCTGAAGTCCTTCACAGGTCTTATAGTCTTGAAGGAGATATATGGAGCATTGGTGTCATTACCTACATCTTATTATGTGGAAGCCGACCATTCTGGGCACGGACAGAATCTGGAATTTTTCGTGCAGTGCTTAGGACTGACCCAAATTTTGAGGATATACCGTGGCCTTCCGTGTCTGCAGAAGCCAAGGACTTTGTGAAAAGGCTACTGAACAAGGATTACAGGAAAAGAATGACTGCAGTTCAAGCTCTCA CTCATCCGTGGTTGCGCGATGATAGTCGTTCAATCCCATTGGATATATTGATCTATAAGTTAGTCAGGTCATATATTAATGCTACACCTTTCAAGCGTGCAGCACTGAAG GCTCTATCAAAAGCTTTGACAGAAGATGAGTTGGTCTATCTAAGGGCACAATTCACTCTGTTAGAGCCAAATAGAGACGGGCGTGTCACTCTTGACAATTTCAAAATG GCTCTTGTGCGAAATGCAACTGATGCCATGAAGGAGTCCAGAGTTCTTGATATTATTAATGTG TTGGAaccactttcttataaaaagatGGACTTTGAAGAGTTTTGTGCTGCTGCAATCAGTACACATCAATTGGAGGCCCTTGACGGGTGGGAACAGATTGCCTCTACTGCTTTTGAGCATTTTGAGCAGGAGGGTAATCGCATCATATCTGTTGAAGAATTGGCAAGG GAATTGAATCTTGGACCGTCAGCTTATTCTATCCTCAGAGAATGGATCCGAAACTCAGATGGAAAGCTTAGTTTACTTGGATATACAAAATTTTTGCATGGTGTAACTCTCCGTAGTTCAAACACAAGACACCATTAA
- the LOC108981281 gene encoding CDPK-related kinase 3-like isoform X3 has protein sequence MGLCYGKTNPTVENDVTTTTIVASYDNDASQSPLPSASGSNGAVNVQAVRNTPARSSYPSPWPSHYPQGVSASPLPGGVSPSPARGSGTPRRFFRRPFPPPSPAKHIKASLAKRFGHAAKPKDGPIPEERGAEIEQALDKSFGYTKNFGAKYELGKEVGRGHFGHTCSARGKKGELKDQPVAVKIISKAKMTTAISIEDVRREVKILKALSGHKHLVKFHDACEDANNVYIVMELCEGGELLDRILSRGGRYAEDDAKFIVVQILSVVAFCHLQGVVHRDLKPENFLFTSRSEDADMKLIDFGLSDFIRPDARLNDIVGSAYYVAPEVLHRSYSLEGDIWSIGVITYILLCGSRPFWARTESGIFRAVLRTDPNFEDIPWPSVSAEAKDFVKRLLNKDYRKRMTAVQALTHPWLRDDSRSIPLDILIYKLVRSYINATPFKRAALKALSKALTEDELVYLRAQFTLLEPNRDGRVTLDNFKMALVRNATDAMKESRVLDIINVARSTCLSKDSSKAKEDNYSASVWSD, from the exons ATGGGGCTGTGCTACGGCAAGACCAATCCAACGGTCGAGAATGACGTTACTACTACTACTATTGTCGCTTCCTATGACAACGATGCGTCTCAGAGTCCGTTACCGTCCGCAAGCGGGAGTAACGGCGCCGTCAACGTTCAGGCGGTGAGGAACACTCCGGCGCGGTCCTCGTACCCGAGTCCCTGGCCCAGCCATTACCCTCAAGGCGTTTCCGCCAGTCCGCTTCCCGGCGGCGTTTCTCCCTCTCCGGCGAGGGGATCGGGGACTCCGAGGAGGTTCTTCCGGCGACCTTTCCCGCCTCCTTCGCCAGCAAAGCACATCAAGGCGTCGCTGGCGAAGCGGTTCGGCCACGCCGCAAAGCCTAAGGACGGCCCGATCCCGGAGGAGCGCGGAGCAGAGATTGAGCAAGCTCTAGACAAGAGCTTCGGCTACACCAAGAACTTCGGAGCCAAGTACGAGCTCGGGAAAGAGGTAGGGCGAGGGCATTTTGGTCATACTTGCTCTGCCAGAGGCAAAAAGGGCGAGCTTAAAGATCAGCCCGTTGCTGTGAAAATTATTTCGAAAGCAAAG ATGACAACAGCAATATCAATTGAAGATGTCCGTAGAGAAGTGAAGATATTGAAAGCTTTATCGGGGCATAAGCATCTGGTCAAATTTCATGATGCATGTGAGGATGCCAATAACGTGTACATAGTCATGGA ACTGTGTGAAGGTGGGGAACTCctagatagaattttatcaag GGGAGGAAGGTACGCAGAGGACGATGCAAAATTCATAGTTGTGCAAATTCTAAGTGTAGTTGCATTTTGTCATCTTCAAGGCGTTGTGCACCGTGACTTAAAGCCAGAG AATTTCCTTTTCACTTCTAGAAGTGAAGATGCTGACATGAAACTTATTGATTTTGGTCTTTCTGACTTTATCAGGCCAG ACGCAAGACTTAATGATATTGTTGGAAGTGCGTACTACGTAGCACCTGAAGTCCTTCACAGGTCTTATAGTCTTGAAGGAGATATATGGAGCATTGGTGTCATTACCTACATCTTATTATGTGGAAGCCGACCATTCTGGGCACGGACAGAATCTGGAATTTTTCGTGCAGTGCTTAGGACTGACCCAAATTTTGAGGATATACCGTGGCCTTCCGTGTCTGCAGAAGCCAAGGACTTTGTGAAAAGGCTACTGAACAAGGATTACAGGAAAAGAATGACTGCAGTTCAAGCTCTCA CTCATCCGTGGTTGCGCGATGATAGTCGTTCAATCCCATTGGATATATTGATCTATAAGTTAGTCAGGTCATATATTAATGCTACACCTTTCAAGCGTGCAGCACTGAAG GCTCTATCAAAAGCTTTGACAGAAGATGAGTTGGTCTATCTAAGGGCACAATTCACTCTGTTAGAGCCAAATAGAGACGGGCGTGTCACTCTTGACAATTTCAAAATG GCTCTTGTGCGAAATGCAACTGATGCCATGAAGGAGTCCAGAGTTCTTGATATTATTAATGTG GCACGTTCAACTTGCTTATCAAAGGATTCTAGCAAGGCAAAAGAAGACAATTATTCTGCTTCTGTCTGGTCGGACTAG